Proteins encoded together in one Anaerobaca lacustris window:
- a CDS encoding FG-GAP repeat domain-containing protein, with product MVHRRVTVYPLIVLLGALSAAVACGGEFLVFDEVFTFDESLNGFKWFMPPANAPRDWTNPDDYENGQVYTRFEIVSQPTNAASKLQFGIWQDGGKRETMSPHCELHGPGVVTHRASPATWWELDPNHPVDFSRIADFLHCGIAVWSSEPLGYISTWNPNPQVWANRHKYFPMKVRATVVAVSADGQFSGWDHWLGAGSSGRPMFGFKHHFIRAEMPTDDWFHSVILADLDGDGDLDYAIASARKPHRVENNFYWYEYRGPDDWVEHLIGSMSETQQAAAIMDVDGDGWPDVISGNHWYRNPGDPKNKRFTAHRYRNLDAGFHDVAVADINGDGRLDIITLSEDHGCYWYEQPEPASIHELWTERQIIPAENCPHGSFGPEGIGDLDGDGDNDIVLGDRWAENKDAGVSWVFHPLPFGRWTVPTWGGPAILATRSVIRDMDGDGHNDIVIAECDVPDCVVAVLYNEDGKGTSWRKVLLPQTAPGRRGSLHSLRVADFNLDDRLDILAIEQEDCRDQGPMPPPRWFIWEDTTGVWTEHVILDINLGGHEAWIGDVDGDGDIDIVSKTWRSGIYPDSANAGKAHADFLENRAIVRPGK from the coding sequence ATGGTTCATCGCAGAGTGACAGTCTATCCTCTCATTGTGCTGCTCGGAGCCTTGTCTGCCGCAGTTGCATGTGGCGGTGAGTTTCTGGTCTTCGACGAGGTCTTCACGTTTGACGAGAGTCTGAACGGGTTCAAGTGGTTCATGCCGCCCGCGAATGCGCCGAGGGACTGGACGAACCCCGACGACTACGAGAACGGGCAGGTGTACACCCGCTTTGAGATCGTCAGCCAGCCGACGAATGCCGCCAGCAAGCTCCAGTTTGGCATCTGGCAGGACGGCGGCAAGCGCGAGACGATGAGCCCCCACTGCGAGTTGCACGGGCCCGGTGTCGTCACGCACCGTGCGTCGCCCGCCACGTGGTGGGAACTCGATCCCAACCATCCCGTCGACTTCTCGCGCATTGCCGACTTCCTGCACTGCGGCATCGCCGTCTGGTCCAGCGAGCCTCTGGGCTACATCAGCACGTGGAACCCCAATCCCCAGGTCTGGGCCAACCGGCACAAGTACTTTCCGATGAAGGTCCGCGCGACCGTCGTCGCCGTCTCGGCAGACGGGCAATTCTCCGGCTGGGACCACTGGCTGGGCGCCGGTTCATCCGGACGGCCGATGTTCGGATTCAAGCACCACTTCATTCGCGCAGAGATGCCCACCGACGACTGGTTCCACTCGGTGATCCTGGCCGATCTCGACGGGGACGGCGATCTGGACTATGCAATTGCCTCGGCCCGCAAGCCCCACCGCGTGGAGAACAATTTCTACTGGTATGAATATCGGGGCCCTGACGATTGGGTCGAGCACCTGATCGGATCCATGAGCGAGACGCAGCAGGCGGCGGCGATCATGGATGTTGACGGCGATGGATGGCCGGACGTCATCTCGGGCAACCACTGGTACAGGAACCCGGGCGATCCGAAGAACAAGCGGTTCACCGCCCATCGCTATCGGAACCTCGACGCCGGCTTTCACGATGTGGCGGTGGCGGATATCAACGGAGACGGCCGCCTCGACATCATCACCCTGTCCGAAGACCACGGCTGCTACTGGTACGAGCAGCCCGAGCCTGCGTCGATTCACGAACTCTGGACGGAACGGCAGATCATCCCCGCCGAGAACTGCCCCCACGGAAGCTTCGGCCCCGAAGGTATCGGCGACCTCGACGGCGACGGCGACAATGACATCGTCCTGGGTGACCGGTGGGCCGAGAACAAGGACGCCGGCGTCTCCTGGGTGTTCCACCCGCTGCCCTTCGGACGCTGGACCGTGCCGACCTGGGGCGGCCCTGCCATCCTCGCGACCCGAAGCGTCATCCGTGACATGGACGGTGACGGTCACAACGACATCGTCATCGCCGAGTGCGACGTGCCCGACTGCGTGGTGGCCGTCCTGTACAACGAAGACGGCAAAGGCACGTCCTGGCGCAAGGTCCTGCTGCCGCAGACCGCGCCGGGACGACGGGGCTCGCTGCACAGCCTGCGCGTGGCGGATTTCAACCTGGACGACAGGTTGGACATCCTGGCCATCGAGCAGGAGGACTGCCGAGACCAGGGGCCGATGCCACCGCCCCGCTGGTTCATCTGGGAAGACACCACCGGCGTCTGGACCGAGCACGTGATTCTCGACATCAACCTCGGCGGCCATGAGGCGTGGATCGGTGACGTCGACGGGGACGGGGACATCGACATCGTCTCCAAGACTTGGCGCAGCGGCATCTATCCCGACAGCGCCAACGCCGGCAAGGCCCACGCCGATTTTCTCGAGAACCGGGCGATCGTCAGGCCGGGTAAATAA
- a CDS encoding spermidine synthase has translation MKPSVVLASTATPDGRKMVLSGHDGDFFLTVDGRQLMTSREHESELELARLGCDKIRHKPRPAVLIGGLGMGYTLRRTLDLLPAEARVVVAELMPQVVQWNRQFLGELANHPLRDDRVTVESCDVAAVIRRSEAAFDAILLDVDNGPGAMTYAGNDGLYGPTGISAAMRALRKGGCLAIWSVDTDARFERRIRCEGLHVRCFRVRAYQRAKARSRCIWTIARQARALPPDEAAAG, from the coding sequence ATGAAACCCAGTGTTGTGCTGGCCTCGACGGCGACCCCCGACGGCAGAAAGATGGTCTTGTCCGGCCACGACGGCGACTTCTTTCTCACGGTGGACGGCCGGCAACTGATGACCAGCCGGGAGCACGAGTCGGAGTTGGAACTGGCCCGATTGGGATGCGATAAGATCAGGCACAAACCCCGGCCGGCAGTGCTGATCGGCGGGCTGGGCATGGGCTATACGTTGCGCCGGACGCTTGACCTGCTGCCGGCCGAGGCCCGGGTCGTCGTGGCCGAATTGATGCCGCAGGTCGTCCAGTGGAACCGCCAGTTCCTCGGCGAACTGGCGAACCATCCCCTGCGCGACGACAGGGTCACGGTCGAATCGTGCGATGTCGCGGCCGTGATTCGCCGGTCGGAGGCGGCCTTCGATGCCATTCTGCTCGATGTGGACAACGGGCCGGGCGCGATGACCTATGCCGGCAACGACGGGCTCTACGGCCCGACGGGCATCAGTGCGGCGATGCGGGCCCTTCGCAAGGGCGGTTGCCTGGCGATCTGGTCGGTCGACACCGATGCGCGGTTCGAACGGCGCATTCGTTGCGAGGGTCTGCACGTGCGTTGTTTCCGCGTCCGCGCTTACCAGAGAGCCAAAGCCCGTTCGCGGTGCATCTGGACGATCGCGAGGCAGGCCAGGGCGCTGCCGCCCGACGAGGCCGCCGCCGGGTGA
- a CDS encoding DUF2817 domain-containing protein: MDNGRSIGFVCTLILTLVALSGCYEPEPRPRVIGEDRPVAMPAPQSVPRYRLLGRSVQGRAITAQVLGDGIDTTLVIATIHGNEPAGTPLVKRLADHLMTNQNLLAGRTIVIIPVANPDGLAAGTRENIRGVDLNRNFEASNRVNTASNGHQPLSEPESRAVYAAIQEFSPDRILSIHQPLSCIDYDGPGKALAAAIAAACRLPVKKLGAMPGSLGSYTGEELGIPTITVELPAAATNLSEDALWARYGQAMIVGITYSLPASK, translated from the coding sequence ATGGACAATGGACGGTCGATCGGGTTTGTCTGCACGTTGATTCTCACGTTGGTTGCGCTGTCGGGGTGCTATGAGCCCGAGCCAAGGCCTCGCGTCATCGGCGAGGACCGGCCCGTGGCCATGCCCGCACCGCAGTCGGTGCCGCGATACCGTCTGCTCGGCCGGTCCGTCCAGGGCCGGGCCATCACCGCCCAGGTTCTGGGCGACGGGATCGACACCACGCTGGTCATTGCGACGATTCACGGCAACGAGCCGGCGGGGACCCCTCTGGTCAAGAGACTCGCCGATCACCTGATGACCAACCAGAACCTTCTGGCCGGCCGTACCATCGTCATCATCCCTGTCGCCAATCCCGACGGCCTGGCCGCCGGGACGCGGGAGAACATTCGCGGCGTTGACCTGAACCGCAACTTCGAGGCCAGCAACCGTGTCAACACCGCCTCGAACGGACATCAGCCGCTCTCCGAGCCGGAGAGCCGTGCCGTCTACGCCGCGATCCAGGAATTCAGCCCGGACCGGATTCTCAGCATCCACCAGCCGCTCAGTTGTATCGACTATGACGGACCGGGCAAGGCGCTGGCGGCCGCCATCGCCGCCGCTTGCCGACTGCCGGTCAAAAAGCTCGGGGCCATGCCTGGTTCGCTGGGCTCCTATACGGGCGAAGAGCTGGGGATCCCGACCATCACCGTGGAACTGCCCGCGGCCGCCACCAACCTCAGTGAGGACGCCCTGTGGGCCCGATATGGGCAGGCCATGATCGTGGGCATTACCTACTCTCTGCCCGCCTCGAAGTAG
- a CDS encoding RpiB/LacA/LacB family sugar-phosphate isomerase, whose protein sequence is MKVAVAYDHRGRGRVGCVKATIEQQGHDFVDLGPEGEGTVDFPDFAHAAATRVAENDVDTAILLGATGMEMDMSANKLKGIRAARCNDELDAHTARLHFDANVLCLPGELVNETVLRRIVEVWLETGFAKRERAERRIRKIEALEQGADPRQVPHTGD, encoded by the coding sequence GTGAAAGTGGCGGTAGCGTACGATCACCGGGGTCGTGGACGAGTCGGCTGCGTCAAGGCGACCATCGAGCAGCAGGGACATGATTTCGTCGATCTGGGTCCGGAGGGTGAGGGGACGGTGGATTTCCCGGACTTCGCCCATGCCGCCGCAACGCGGGTGGCCGAGAACGATGTGGACACCGCGATCCTGCTGGGCGCAACGGGTATGGAAATGGACATGTCGGCCAACAAGCTCAAGGGAATCCGCGCCGCACGCTGCAACGACGAGCTTGATGCACATACCGCCAGGCTTCACTTCGATGCGAACGTCCTGTGTCTGCCGGGCGAGTTGGTGAATGAGACGGTCCTTCGCAGGATCGTCGAGGTCTGGCTGGAGACCGGTTTCGCGAAGCGCGAGCGGGCCGAGCGGCGGATTCGCAAGATCGAGGCCCTCGAGCAGGGCGCCGACCCCAGGCAGGTTCCGCATACGGGCGACTGA
- a CDS encoding serine/threonine-protein kinase, with amino-acid sequence MTGRDERGVMDDAQFEASLVAGETQIVEPQAMKAGAPSGSPRQPPWAGKVLGHFKLLRLIGEGKMGRVIQARDINLQRIVALKVLCKRLPGIDAAKRVDQFFREARSAAQIDHPNVVHVYEINQHDGWWYIAMEMLEGGNLAQAIKAAGPLPAHKACAFLADAAAALAVAHEMGILHRDIKPTNLMLTRQGRCKVTDFGLVHVDDPNDPFHFTHSAVGSPLFMAPEMILRREQTPAIDVYSLGTTLFCALTGRAPYTGKSLEEVLKQHVKAPVPDLRTYLPNCSQSLATLVARTLAKSPADRPAAGEMSSALRAEAISGSVVESGMLSSGASSLLRELMGSGVADSAIGTQIAAALEQRPQETPLTWRRRIAIGAGIAVVALILVLAGLYGLAGRLGGKAAPDPANLARRFPDAPENLGVLPASSVPTYVQPDWDDPPAFSWVRQIDPGDARFVASRRGRYFYPIDAPQAILIRAEDFVGYRTVDAALANGKTPAP; translated from the coding sequence ATGACAGGAAGAGATGAGCGAGGCGTCATGGACGACGCCCAATTCGAAGCAAGTCTCGTGGCGGGCGAGACGCAGATCGTCGAGCCCCAGGCGATGAAGGCAGGCGCACCGTCCGGATCGCCCCGGCAACCGCCTTGGGCGGGCAAGGTGCTCGGGCATTTCAAGCTGCTTCGATTGATCGGTGAAGGCAAGATGGGTCGGGTCATCCAGGCCCGCGACATCAACCTTCAGCGCATCGTCGCGCTGAAGGTGCTGTGCAAGCGCCTGCCGGGGATCGATGCCGCCAAGCGCGTCGATCAGTTCTTCCGTGAGGCCCGCTCGGCCGCCCAGATCGATCATCCGAATGTGGTGCACGTCTACGAGATCAACCAGCACGACGGCTGGTGGTACATCGCGATGGAGATGCTGGAAGGCGGCAATCTCGCCCAGGCGATCAAAGCGGCCGGGCCGCTGCCGGCCCACAAGGCTTGCGCCTTCCTTGCCGACGCGGCTGCGGCGCTGGCGGTGGCTCACGAGATGGGGATTCTCCACCGGGACATCAAACCGACCAACCTGATGCTCACGCGGCAGGGGCGGTGCAAGGTCACGGATTTCGGACTGGTTCACGTGGACGATCCCAACGATCCGTTCCATTTCACGCACAGCGCGGTGGGATCTCCTCTGTTCATGGCCCCTGAGATGATCCTCCGGCGGGAACAGACGCCCGCGATCGACGTCTACAGTCTGGGCACGACGCTGTTCTGTGCGCTGACCGGCCGTGCGCCGTACACCGGCAAGAGCCTCGAAGAGGTCCTCAAGCAGCACGTCAAGGCGCCGGTGCCGGATCTGCGGACCTATCTGCCGAATTGTTCGCAGAGTCTGGCGACGCTGGTGGCGCGAACCCTGGCCAAGTCTCCGGCCGACAGACCGGCGGCCGGGGAGATGAGTTCAGCACTTCGGGCCGAAGCCATCTCCGGTTCGGTGGTGGAGTCGGGAATGCTCAGTTCGGGCGCCTCCAGTCTGCTTCGCGAACTGATGGGCTCCGGCGTGGCTGACTCCGCAATCGGCACGCAGATCGCGGCGGCATTGGAGCAACGGCCACAGGAAACGCCCCTCACCTGGAGGCGGCGAATTGCGATCGGCGCCGGAATCGCCGTCGTTGCGTTGATCCTGGTTCTGGCCGGCCTTTATGGCTTGGCAGGAAGACTCGGTGGAAAGGCGGCTCCCGACCCGGCAAACCTGGCGAGGCGCTTTCCCGATGCGCCGGAGAACCTCGGTGTCCTGCCCGCGTCGTCCGTTCCCACGTACGTCCAGCCGGACTGGGACGATCCTCCGGCGTTCAGTTGGGTCCGACAGATCGATCCGGGCGACGCGAGGTTCGTCGCCAGCAGGCGGGGACGGTACTTCTATCCCATCGACGCGCCGCAAGCCATCCTGATTCGCGCGGAAGACTTCGTCGGATACCGCACCGTTGACGCCGCTCTGGCCAATGGCAAGACCCCCGCGCCGTGA